In one window of Clarias gariepinus isolate MV-2021 ecotype Netherlands chromosome 10, CGAR_prim_01v2, whole genome shotgun sequence DNA:
- the LOC128531489 gene encoding alcohol dehydrogenase class-3-like, translating to MATENKVIRCKAAVAWEPGKPLTVEEVDVAPPKDHEVRIKIVASGVCHTDWTYLSDSGKGVKTLTFPLILGHEGAGVVESVGPGVTTVQPGDKVIPVVLPHCGECEFCLGSKTNHCSKNWEMLQKCVLADGTSRFTCRGQQVHQFAGVSTFCEYTVVPEYNVAKINRDAPLDKVCLLGCGVATGYGAALNSAKVERGSVCAVFGLGAVGLAAVMGCKAAGASRIIGVDVNAEKGEIGKKFGVSEFVNPNDQNKPIQEVLVEMTGGGVDYSFECVGNVTLMRAAFESCRATWGTCVIVGWTEKNLSVSAGDFLAGRTIKGSYLGGWRIVRSLPKLVDDYMSGRILLDEFVTHTLPLEEINHAFELMTNGKSIRTVITM from the exons ATGGCGACTGAGAATAAA gtgatcAGGTGTAAGGCGGCGGTGGCGTGGGAACCTGGGAAACCTCTGACCGTAGAGGAAGTGGACGTCGCTCCGCCTAAAGACCATGAAGTCAGAATTAAG atagTAGCGAGCGGTGTGTGTCACACAGACTGGACGTATCTGTCTGATTCTGGGAAAGGAGTGAAGACTCTGACGTTTCCTCTCATTCTGGGTCACGAAGGCGCCGGTGTGGTGGAGAGCGTCGGCCCGGGCGTGACCACAGTACagcctg GTGATAAGGTGATCCCTGTCGTCCTGCCTCACTGTGGGGAGTGTGAGTTCTGTCTGGGCTCAAAGACCAACCACTGCTCCAAGAactg ggagATGCTTCAGAAGTGTGTGTTAGCTGACGGGACGAGTCGTTTCACCTGTAGGGGGCAGCAGGTGCATCAGTTTGCTGGAGTGTCTACGTTCTGTGAATACACGGTCGTTCCTGAATACAACGTGGCTAAGATCAATCGAGACGCACCGCTGGATAAAGTCTGTCTCCTGGGCTGTGGAGTGGCTACGGGATACGGAGCAGCGCTTAACTctgccaaa GTGGAGCGCGGTTCCGTGTGTGCCGTGTTCGGGTTGGGAGCCGTGGGTCTGGCCGCGGTGATGGGCTGTAAAGCCGCCGGAGCCTCCAGGATCATCGGCGTCGACGTCAACGCAGAGAAAGGTGAAATCGGGAAGAAGTTCGGCGTCTCTGAGTTCGTGAACCCGAACGATCAGAACAAACCCATTCAGGAGGTTCTGGTGGAGATGACGGGGGGAGGAGTGGACTACAGCTTCGAGTGTGTGGGGAACGTCACGCTCATG AGGGCGGCGTTTGAGAGCTGCAGAGCCACTTGGGGAACCTGTGTGATCGTGGGATGGACAGAAAAAAACCTCTCTGTGTCAGCCGGAGACTTTTTGGCGGGACGGACAATTAAAGGGTCTTACTTGGGTG GATGGAGGATTGTGCGTAGTTTACCCAAACTGGTGGACGACTACATGAGCGGACGGATCTTACTGGACGAGtttgtgacacacacactccctctggAGGAGATTAACCACGCCTTCGAGCTGATGACCAATGGGAAAAG catCCGGACTGTGATTACAATGTGA
- the gask1b gene encoding Golgi-associated kinase 1B translates to MTLQMEEHLLRPARSAHHTLVHLTCLSCRRVFRSCWRFSRNRRALLLAFACLLYLFCVELWISPGEHDRNLTKSRRWILEKIPGSPSPTHSNVVYITLKSKRYKPAILRATVRSKPRRKKVKNQVKNQRQDTTHHHHHGEETLRHAESRDLWRLVLHSFSKPGQLIYNDVADDDDGNSIRIYSQKSPPWFSQADIETMRFLSKCKIRHVEVLEPENYPPMLLFKSVSGFDQNLGHAGGCDGQCGVIKRAEDMSEVFAFHLDRVLGLNRSLVSISRRFHALDGQLGLVTLYDPSVVPVPESRSGSVRWSWYQTSLQYRCWQRGVPRPEWSCSSLHHHEWSKVALFDFLLQNHQRLDRNCCGFRPRPQDSCVRLGYHGHCANAENLELSHIVHRKTDPRRLVYINNNAFFDRGEENLDFKLLEGIKELPDAAVSVLRSQRLRQNLLQSLFVDEQFWENQGGRRGIDKLIDVIESRARVLLRYINAHGINIVAMNT, encoded by the exons ATGACCTTACAGATGGAGGAACATCTGCTCCGTCCTGCTCGGAGCGCACACCACACACTCGTCCATCTGACCTGCCTGTCCTGTAGGAGGGTCTTCAGATCCTGCTGGAGATTCTCCAGGAACAGGAGAGCTTTACTCCTCGCCTTCGCCTGCTTGCTCTACCTCTTCTGCGTAGAGTTGTGGATCAGCCCTGGAGAGCATGACCGAAACCTGACCAAAAGCAGAAGATGGATTTTGGAAAAGATTCCAGGATCTCCTTCTCCAACACACTCCAACGTGGTCTACATCACCCTGAAATCCAAAAGATACAAACCTGCCATCCTGAGAGCAACGGTGCGCTCCAAACCACGCAGGAAGAAGGTGAAGAACCAAGTGAAGAACCAACGCCAAGATAcaacccaccaccaccaccacggaGAAGAAACGCTGAGACATGCAGAATCTAGAGACCTGTGGAGGCTGGTCCTCCATTCATTCTCTAAACCAGGTCAGCTCATTTATAATGATgttgctgatgatgatgatggaaacTCCATCCGGATCTACAGCCAAAAGTCTCCACCGTGGTTCAGCCAAGCTGATATAGAAACCATGCGCTTCCTGTCCAAGTGCAAAATCAGACATGTGGAAGTTCTCGAACCGGAGAACTATCCTCCCATGCTCCTGTTTAAGAGCGTGAGTGGGTTTGATCAGAACCTGGGCCATGCAGGAGGGTGTGATGGACAGTGTGGGGTCATTAAGAGAGCTGAGGACATGAGTGAAGTCTTTGCTTTCCACCTGGACCGAGTCCTAGGCCTCAATCGGAGTTTAGTGTCCATCAGCAGGAGGTTCCATGCTCTGG ATGGTCAGCTGGGTCTGGTGACCTTGTATGACCCGTCTGTTGTTCCGGTACCCGAGTCGAGATCAGGTTCTGTGAGGTGGAGCTGGTATCAGACGTCGTTACAGTACCGGTGCTGGCAGCGCGGAGTCCCGAGACCCGAGTGGAGCTGCAGCAGCCTCCATCATCACGAGTGGAGCAAAGTGGCGCTGTTCGACTTTCTGCTGCAG AATCACCAGCGGCTCGACAGGAACTGCTGTGGTTtcaggccacgcccacaggaCAGCTGTGTCCGGCTCGGATATCACGGACACTGCGCTAATGCGGAAAATCTGGAGCTTTCTCACATCGTCCATCGCAAGACTGACCCGAGACGCCTCGTCTACATCAACAACAACGCCTTCTTCGACCGCGGAGAAGAAAACCTGGACTTTAAACTGCTCGAGGGAATTAAAGA gctCCCTGACGCAGCTGTGAGTGTGTTGCGTTCTCAGCGTCTCAGACAGAACCTCCTACAGTCCCTGTTTGTGGATGAACAGTTCTGGGAGAATCAGGGAGGACGCCGCGGCATCGATAAGCTCATCGACGTCATCGAGAGCCGCGCGAGAGTCCTACTGCGCTACATCAACGCTCACGGCATCAACATCGTCGCCATGAACACGTAA
- the LOC128531958 gene encoding alcohol dehydrogenase class-3-like — protein sequence METEDKVIRCKAAVAWEPGKPLSVEEVDVAPPKDHEVRIKIAASGVCHTDWTYLCYCNKGLKSQVFPFVLGHEGAGVVESVGSGVTNVQPGDKVILLMLPQCNECDYCLNPKTNYCLKIRGKIKQHMLADGTSRITCRGQQVNQFVGVSTFCEYTVVPEYNVAKIDRDAPLDKVCLLGCGVATGYGAAVNIAKVERGSVCAVFGLGAVGLAAVMGCKAAGASRIIGVDVNAEKGEIGKKFGVSEFVNPNDQNKPIQEVLVEMTGGGVDYSFECVGNVTLMREAFESCRDAWGTCVILGLTENALLSVSPGDLLLGRTLKGSTLGGWKSASGLPKLVDDYMSGRILLDEFVTHTLPLEEINHAFELMTNGKSIRTVITM from the exons ATGGAAACTGAGGATAAG GTGATCAGGTGTAAGGCGGCGGTGGCGTGGGAACCTGGGAAACCTCTCTCTGTAGAGGAAGTGGACGTCGCTCCGCCTAAAGACCATGAAGTCAGAATCAAG ataGCAGCGAGCGGTGTGTGTCACACAGACTGGACATATTTGTGTTATTGTAACAAAGGACTAAAGTCGCAGGTGTTTCCTTTTGTTCTGGGTCACGAAGGTGCCGGTGTGGTGGAGAGCGTCGGCTCGGGGGTGACCAATGTACAGCCTG GAGATAAAGTCATCCTCCTCATGCTGCCTCAGTGTAATGAGTGTGATTACTGTTTAAACCCAAAGACAAACTACTGCTTAAAGATCCG ggGGAAGATTAAGCAGCATATGTTAGCTGACGGTACAAGTCGTATCACCTGTAGGGGGCAGCAGGTGAATCAGTTTGTCGGAGTGTCTACGTTCTGTGAATACACGGTCGTTCCTGAATACAACGTGGCTAAGATCGATCGAGACGCACCGCTGGATAAAGTCTGTCTCCTGGGCTGTGGAGTGGCTACGGGATACGGAGCAGCAGTAAACAtagctaaa GTGGAGCGCGGTTCCGTGTGTGCCGTGTTCGGGTTGGGAGCCGTGGGTCTGGCCGCGGTGATGGGCTGTAAAGCCGCCGGAGCCTCCAGGATCATCGGCGTCGACGTCAACGCAGAGAAAGGTGAAATCGGGAAGAAGTTCGGCGTCTCTGAGTTCGTGAACCCGAACGATCAGAACAAACCCATTCAGGAGGTTCTGGTGGAGATGACGGGGGGAGGAGTGGACTACAGCTTCGAGTGTGTGGGGAACGTCACGCTCATG AGAGAGGCATTTGAGAGCTGCAGAGACGCCTGGGGAACCTGTGTGATTTTGGGATTGACTGAGAACGCCCTTCTGTCAGTGTCACCTGGAGACCTGCTGTTGGGGCGAACGCTTAAAGGATCCACCCTGGGTG GGTGGAAGAGTGCATCTGGTTTACCCAAACTGGTGGACGACTACATGAGCGGACGGATCTTACTGGACGAGtttgtgacacacacactccctctggAGGAGATTAACCACGCCTTCGAGCTGATGACCAATGGGAAAAG catCCGGACTGTGATTACAATGTGA